Proteins encoded in a region of the Trypanosoma brucei gambiense DAL972 chromosome 11, complete sequence genome:
- a CDS encoding T-complex protein 1, beta subunit, putative, producing MLFANQAQQVLRDGASEEKGERARLMNIMGAVSVADIVKTTLGPKGMDKILQGMDRSQGVRVTNDGATILKSLFMDNPAGKILIDMSKTQDDEVGDGTTSVTVLAGELLRNAEKLLDQSIHPQTIIEGYRLATQVAREALVASAEDHGSDEKLFYDDLIRIAKTTLSSKIITVEKEHFAKLCVDAVLRLKGSGNLEMINIMKKLGGTLRDSYLEPGFLLDKKIGVGQPRFLEDAKILVANTPMDTDKIKIFGAKVRVESVSQLAEVEASEKEKMKNKCMKIIKHNINCFINRQLIYNYPEEIFAQHGIMAIEHADFEGIERLAKALGADVLSQFDESQNVKYGFAKRIDEIMIGESTVIRFSGLPKGEACTIVVRGMSQHILDEAERSIHDALCVISQTIGETRTVLGAGCSEFVMARAVEERAKTTPGKKQLAMIAFANALRMIPSIIADNAGLDSNDLITRLQAEHYQGRNTFGIDVVKGDVADVKALGITESFKVKSSVLGYAAEAAEMILRVDDILRAVPRKRTQ from the coding sequence atgCTTTTCGCTAACCAAGCTCAGCAGGTGCTCCGTGACGGAGCTTCAGAGGAGAAGGGTGAGCGTGCCCGCCTCATGAATATTATGGGTGCCGTATCGGTTGCCGATATTGTGAAAACGACCCTTGGACCAAAGGGAATGGACAAGATTCTTCAAGGCATGGATCGGTCTCAGGGAGTACGTGTGACCAATGACGGTGCTACTATACTCAAGTCCCTCTTCATGGATAACCCAGCAGGAAAAATTCTCATTGACATGAGTAAGACCCAGGATGACGAAGTTGGTGATGGAACCACGAGTGTGACCGTTCTCGCCGGTGAGCTTCTTCGAAACGCTGAGAAACTGCTAGACCAATCGATTCACCCTCAAACGATCATCGAAGGATACCGCCTAGCTACGCAAGTTGCACGTGAGGCACTGGTTGCCTCCGCTGAAGACCACGGTAGTGACGAGAAGTTGTTCTATGACGACTTGATCAGGATTGCCAAAACGACTCTGAGTTCTAAAATTATTACTGTGGAAAAGGAGCACTTCGCCAAGCTTTGTGTAGACGCTGTTCTTCGTTTAAAGGGAAGTGGTAACCTTGAAATGATTAATATAATGAAAAAATTGGGGGGAACCCTCCGTGACAGCTACCTCGAACCTGGTTTCTTACTCGATAAAAAAATTGGTGTCGGCCAACCGCGTTTCCTAGAGGACGCTAAGATTCTGGTAGCGAACACTCCTATGGACACCGACAAAATCAAGATTTTTGGAGCCAAAGTTCGAGTGGAAAGTGTGTCGCAGTTGGCGGAAGTTGAAgcttcagagaaggaaaagatgaaaaacaaGTGTATGAAGATAATAAAGCACAATATCAACTGCTTCATTAACCGCCAACTTATCTACAATTATCCCGAAGAAATCTTTGCCCAGCACGGAATTATGGCAATTGAACACGCTGATTTTGAGGGGATTGAACGACTTGCCAAGGCACTGGGTGCCGACGTGCTTTCACAGTTTGACGAGTCTCAGAATGTCAAGTATGGCTTTGCAAAGAGGATTGACGAAATTATGATCGGTGAGAGCACCGTTATACGGTTCTCTGGTCTCCCCAAGGGCGAAGCATGTACGATTGTGGTTCGCGGAATGTCGCAGCACATTTTAGATGAAGCTGAGCGTTCCATCCACGATGCACTCTGTGTTATTTCACAAACCATCGGTGAAACGAGGACGGTGCTGGGCGCTGGGTGCTCTGAATTTGTCATGGCGCGCGCTGTTGAGGAAAGGGCCAAAACAACACCAGGAAAGAAGCAGCTCGCGATGATTGCCTTTGCTAACGCACTCCGGATGATCCCATCCATCATCGCCGATAATGCGGGGCTCGACAGTAATGATCTGATCACTCGCTTGCAGGCGGAGCACTATCAAGGTCGTAATACATTTGGGATCGATGTTGTAAAGGGCGATGTTGCTGATGTCAAGGCCCTTGGGATCACTGAGTCGTTCAAGGTTAAAAGTTCTGTCTTGGGCTACGCTGCTGAGGCTGCTGAAATGATACTTCGCGTTGATGACATCCTTCGGGCTGTGCCACGCAAACGGACTCAATGA
- a CDS encoding cation transporter protein, putative: MLPGFPYKGNDISVANAISQLFSSRRERNLAMFLLLTTGVMVLELVYGIAVNSLGLISDAFHMMLDSASIAIGLCAAVVASFPSDERRYPFGYARYEVLGGFVNAVLLLFIAWYVTLESIERIIKPPEIEAGYLIQVSLIGLIVNILGIIFFHGMHGHSHAHGGCSGSVDHNIRGVYLHILADLLGSISVMTSSIIITLTGARISDPICSILCSFFIAASAFPLLEETGKVLLLSNQPYGELSFFRTLISEICSVVGVKRVLCLCAWTHSTSPRDSSLCAVKLLKHDSVDQSSVRGLVKGSIRSFITSATGVRNTGIIVHVE; the protein is encoded by the coding sequence ATGCTTCCCGGGTTTCCCTACAAGGGGAACGATATTTCTGTTGCAAATGCTATCAGTCAATTATTTTCCAGCCGACGGGAGAGGAATTTAGCgatgtttctgttgctgacGACTGGGGTGATGGTGCTTGAATTAGTATATGGAATTGCGGTTAATTCGCTGGGGCTTATCTCTGATGCCTTTCACATGATGCTCGACTCCGCTTCTATTGCCATCGGCTTGTGCGCTGCCGTTGTTGCATCCTTTCCATCTGATGAAAGGAGGTATCCGTTTGGGTATGCGAGATATGAAGTTTTGGGAGGCTTTGTAAACGCTGTTCTTCTACTATTTATTGCATGGTATGTTACCCTGGAATCAATCGAACGGATAATTAAACCGCCGGAAATTGAAGCTGGATATTTGATACAAGTTTCACTTATCGGGTTAATTGTAAATATTCTAggaatcattttttttcatggtaTGCACGGTCACTCACATGCTCACGGTGGTTGCTCGGGCTCGGTTGATCACAATATTAGAGGGGTTTACTTGCACATACTGGCTGATCTTCTAGGGAGCATAAGCGTGATGACATCAAGTATCATAATTACACTGACGGGGGCGAGGATTTCTGACCCAATTTGTAGCATTCTGTGTTCGTTTTTCATAGCTGCATCGGCGTTTCCCCTCTTAGAGGAAACAGGTAAAGTTTTGCTGTTGTCAAATCAGCCTTATGGAGAGCTGTCGTTTTTCCGGACCCTAATTTCCGAGATATGCAGTGTTGTTGGTGTCAAAAGAGTTCTCTGTCTTTGTGCGTGGACACATTCAACTTCACCCAGGGACTCTTCACTTTGTGCAGTTAAACTTCTGAAGCACGATTCGGTTGATCAGAGCTCCGTGCGCGGCCTCGTTAAGGGATCCATAAGAAGCTTCATTACCTCCGCAACTGGGGTACGGAATACCGGAATTATTGTTCATGTAGAATAA
- a CDS encoding T. brucei spp.-specific protein: MMIFIMSIELSSLLRRQRWYQALSKCCGCWARGWGPVRYLADPLVDTIWRGRHWMWVRRTGLRKLLAILGTGRQYASLRVSGPPLPMLRCVGKRRLVSWHGEHPVQARERPPLFPMCVGLLAPHVPSHRCGCERTARIASRVGRVGYMVFKYIKRRLSGERCVLPCLSVSSRARLLGGDGEGFPCSAPPREWCCPARVDAVAAHLESRRPPLVVTLWCRHPYSPRCFSLPEARWCAAL, translated from the coding sequence ATGATGATCTTCATTATGTCAATAGAGCTGTCCTCACTTCTGCGGCGCCAGCGGTGGTATCAAGCGCTTTCAAAGTGTTGTGGTTGCTGGGCTCGCGGATGGGGCCCAGTTCGATACCTCGCCGACCCTTTGGTTGATACCATTTGGCGTGGACGACATTGGATGTGGGTACGCCGAACGGGATTGCGTAAGTTGTTGGCCATTCTAGGAACTGGACGTCAGTACGCGTCGCTCAGAGTCTCCGGCCCTCCTCTTCCCATGTTGAGGTGTGTTGGGAAAAGGAGACTGGTGTCATGGCATGGTGAACACCCGGTGCAAGCACGAGAGAGGCCGCCACTCTTCCCAATGTGTGTAGGGCTGTTAGCCCCTCACGTGCCCTCGCACCGTTGCGGATGTGAGAGGACGGCCCGAATTGCCTCTCGGGTCGGACGTGTCGGCTACATggtatttaaatatattaagAGAAGGCTTTCTGGGGAGAGGTGTGTCTTACCTTGTCTGAGTGTCTCCTCCAGGGCAAGGCTCCTCGGTGGAGATGGGGAGGGCTTCCCATGTTCCGCACCACCTCGCGAATGGTGTTGTCCGGCTCGGGTCGATGCTGTCGCTGCCCATCTGGAAAGTCGACGCCCCCCGCTTGTCGTGACACTTTGGTGCCGTCACCCATATAGCCCGCGGTGTTTCTCTCTCCCAGAAGCTCGTTGGTGCGCTGCGCTTTAA
- a CDS encoding T. brucei spp.-specific protein codes for MRIPLRGTWRLNFHQLASRYCMDKRRKKNATLRREPSFPAEVAPFQPLGRARVVLAVIEVEKLLIEMRERVRHLFSPYGTLNCPVAVSSLRATPPQGVSKEDSDFLPPPGSRCPILTCSRKAFYILVLICMGVYPLIGASHLSGALSGRYD; via the coding sequence ATGCGCATACCGTTGAGAGGGACTTGGCGGCTTAATTTTCACCAGCTTGCGAGTAGGTATTGTATGGACAagcggaggaaaaagaatgcgACACTTCGAAGAGAGCCGAGTTTCCCGGCTGAGGTGGCGCCATTTCAACCATTGGGGCGGGCGAGGGTAGTGCTGGCCGTAATAGAAGTGGAAAAGCTTTTAATTGAGATGAGGGAACGAGTGCGGCACCTCTTTTCCCCGTATGGAACCCTCAATTGCCCAGTTGCAGTTTCTAGTTTACGTGCCACACCACCCCAAGGAGTGTCAAAAGAAGATTCTGATTTCTTACCCCCTCCTGGTTCAAGGTGCCCCATCCTAACATGTAGCCGAAAAGCCTTTTACATCCTAGTTTTAATATGTATGGGCGTTTACCCTCTTATCGGTGCATCCCATTTGTCGGGTGCACTGTCAGGCCGATACGACTGA
- a CDS encoding cysteine peptidase, Clan CA, family C19,putative has product MSFFQLDWECSYQEYMKMIYHHATKYVPPRVSQERHLITCRELLNEAQRECKGGKYDLSFFHYLRCVEILTKVGIPSTYKDSMVLKKQCMDAIEALMNGALKNHYEKMVEELKSKKEGVDVLSVGDPSVVNVNNEEAEHLKRREVLLKNERGTLDSWRGEIGETRIPYNQIYTTTVDYQYWNRDVAATVAADGVVVPPRSIPCASPNAYCKWTYNSSFQGKWNPRRGMVNLGNTCYLNSVVQTLVSTPLGAYFLGDKYTLDVSTAGRQTCRLVNSFTFIVRELNRRDCAAPVSPSPFKKAMGEVNEAFSGFGQQDANEFLRVLLEGIHDGLNDRRTVKAVPSDADTIEFSDAELAKRHWEQYTQQNNSVVVDNCAFQERSSIMCLVCRRISRSFTCSLGIDVPIPAGTGNICLEDCFRLYCKEEELDLDSAYHCPSCKQKVKVSKQLLLYSLPTLLFVTIKRFRSDGAISMKLNDPVFFQKKIDLKPFLCSTEKNTIYDLVGVVNHSGSTTGGHYTADYYDNHCGWSSASDERVSRADKPDYRLVYILCYVRSA; this is encoded by the coding sequence ATGTCCTTTTTCCAGTTGGATTGGGAATGTTCATATCAAGAGTATATGAAAATGATCTATCATCACGCAACGAAGTATGTTCCGCCACGGGTTTCACAAGAGAGGCACCTCATCACTTGTAGGGAGCTGTTGAATGAAGCTCAGAGGGAATGCAAGGGAGGCAAGTATgatctttccttctttcactACCTTCGGTGTGTGGAGATTCTCACTAAGGTGGGGATACCCTCTACATACAAAGATTCAATGGTTTTGAAGAAGCAGTGTATGGATGCCATTGAAGCCCTCATGAATGGCGCTCTTAAAAATCACTATGAAAAAATGGTTGAAGAATTAAAGtcgaagaaggaaggagttGATGTTTTAAGTGTAGGGGATCCCTCTGTAGTTAATGTGAACAATGAGGAAGCTGAACATTTGAAGCGTAGGGAGGTGCTTCTGAAAAATGAGCGCGGTACTTTGGATAGTTGGAGGGGAGAGATAGGAGAAACGCGTATACCCTATAATCAAATCTATACTACCACTGTGGATTATCAGTATTGGAATCGTGATGTTGCAGCAACCGTGGCGGCAGATGGTGTAGTTGTTCCGCCACGATCCATACCGTGTGCTTCCCCTAACGCTTATTGCAAGTGGACATATAACTCTAGTTTTCAGGGTAAGTGGAACCCTAGACGGGGAATGGTTAATCTTGGTAACACTTGCTATTTGAATAGCGTCGTACAGACGCTTGTTTCTACACCATTGGGGGCTTATTTTCTGGGTGACAAGTATACGCTTGATGTCAGTACTGCTGGGAGGCAGACTTGTAGGCTGGTCAACTCTTTCACTTTCATTGTTCGAGAGTTGAACCGCAGGGACTGCGCTGCCCCTGTGAGTCCTTCACCATTTAAAAAAGCGATGGGAGAGGTTAATGAAGCGTTTTCTGGCTTTGGGCAACAGGATGCAAATGAGTTTCTGAGAGTCCTTCTTGAGGGGATACACGACGGGTTGAATGATCGAAGAACGGTCAAAGCCGTTCCGAGTGACGCAGACACTATCGAATTCAGTGATGCGGAGTTGGCGAAACGCCACTGGGAGCAATACACGCAACAAAACAATTCTGTTGTCGTTGATAACTGTGCATTTCAAGAGCGGAGTTCTATTATGTGTTTAGTATGTCGAAGAATTAGTAGGTCTTTTACATGTTCGTTGGGAATCGACGTTCCCATTCCTGCCGGGACTGGGAATATTTGCCTGGAAGACTGCTTCAGACTATATTGCAAAGAAGAGGAGTTGGATCTTGATTCAGCGTATCACTGCCCTTCGTGCAAGCAAAAGGTCAAAGTATCGAAACAGCTTTTGTTGTATTCACTACCGACCCTGTTGTTTGTAACGATCAAACGTTTTCGAAGCGATGGCGCTATATCGATGAAATTAAATGACCCCGTTTTCTTTCAGAAAAAGATTGACTTAAAACCCTTCTTGTGTTCGACAGAGAAAAACACCATATACGATTTAGTTGGTGTGGTGAACCACAGTGGGAGCACGACCGGCGGCCACTACACTGCTGATTATTATGATAATCATTGTGGGTGGTCTTCAGCTAGTGATGAGCGAGTCTCTAGGGCGGACAAACCTGACTATCGACTTGTTTATATTCTGTGTTACGTACGTTCTGCTTAG